DNA from Castellaniella sp. MT123:
CACGGTGTGCGGCGTCGGACAGATCGCCCTGCGGGATGTGATCCTGGCGATGACGCATGCCCTGCCCACGACCGGACAAAGAGGGCGGGTGTTCCTGCGTCCGGAGGATGTGCGCCTGCATCCCACTTGGTGCGGGGGGGTCAACAGCGCGCTGGCGCGTCCGGAGAAAATCGAGCAGATGGGCGGATTCTGCCGGGTCAGTCTGATCGTTCCGGTCTGGGGGCACCTGTCCCTGCAGGCCGACATCTCGCATGACGAGCTGGCTGTGCTGCGGCTCGTGCCGGGTCGCCTGGTGCCGATCACCCTGCCGGCGGACAAGCTGCGCATGTTCGCGTCGGTGGCGGCATGATATCCGCGGTTCTGACGCTGCGGACGCCGCCCCGGGATGCCTCCCAGCGCTGGGCCGGCGGTCTGGCCTGGGTGGTTGTCGGGCTGTTGCTGCTTGGCCTGGTGCTGCCGCTGGCGGCCATCCTGGGCAAGGCGCTGGCGGGCGCCGACGGCAGTTTTGTGGGCCTGGCGCATTTCGTCGGCATTGTGGCCGCTCCTGGCTTCCCCCACATCGTGGGCAATAGCGCCGTCGTGGCGCTGTCGACGACGGCCATCGTCATGCCGCTGGCGTTCGGCTTTGCGGCAGCGCTGACCCGTACTCGCATGCCGGGCAAGCCGCTCTTCCGCTATCTGGCCCTGATACCGCTATTGGCGCCGTCCTTGCTGCCGGCGATTTCCCTGGTCTATCTGTTCGGCAACCAGGGGCTGCTCAAGAGCTGGTTTCCCGACGGCAGCATCTACGGGCTGCCGGGGATCGTGATCGGCGAGGTGTTCTATACCTTTCCGCATGCGCTGATGATCCTGGTCACGGCGCTGTCGGTGACTGATGCCCGTCTCTACGAGGCGGCCAGCGCCCTGGGGGCGGGCCGCGTGCGTCAGTGGCTGACCATCACGCTGCCCTCGGCGCGCTACGGCCTGGTGTCGGCGGCGATGGTGGTGTTCACGCTGGTCATCACGGACTTTGGCGTCCCCAAGGTGATCGGGGGACAGTATCCCGTGCTGGCGGTCGAGGCTTACAAGCAGGTGATCGGCCAGCAGAATTTCCCCAAAGGCGCGGTGATCGGCCTGCTGCTGCTCCTGCCGGCGGTCTTCAGCTTCTGGGTCGATCACGCTTTGCAAAAGCGCCAAAAAGCGCTGCTGACGGCCCAGGCGCGGCCACTGCGGCCGACCGACTCGCGGATGGCCAGCACAGCTGGGCTGCTGGTCTGCGTGGCCGTCGGAGGCAGCTTGCTCGTCATGCTGGGCATGGCGGTGGCGGCGGCCTTCATCCATCTGTGGCCGTATCGCCTGGACCTGACCCTGGCCCACTTCGATTTCGACGATATGGATGGCGGTGGCTGGCTGGCCTACCGCAACAGTCTGCGGCTGGCTGCGTTGACGGCCCTGGCCGGCACCGCGCTCGTGTTCACGGGGGCCTGGCTGCAGGAAAAGCTGACCGGCGCGGCCCTGGCGCGAACCCTGATCCGGCTGTTCGCCATGCTGCCGATGGCGGTGCCCGGACTGGTGCTGGGCCTGGGTTATGTGTTCTTTTTCAATGGCAATGCGTGGCTGCCGCTGTACGGCACGATGAGTCTGCTGGTGCTGTGCACGGTCGCGCACTTCTACACCACGGCCCATCTGACGGCTGTGACGGCGCTCGCGCAAATGGATCGTGAGTTCGAGGCGGTGGCGGCGTCGCTGAAAGTGCCACTGTGGACGACATTCCGGCGCGTTACGGTGCCGGTCTGCCTGCCGGCCATCCTGGAGATCGCCCGATTCCTGTTCGTGTCGGCCATGACGACCGTGTCGGCCGTGATCTTCCTCTACACCCCCGACACCGTGCTGGCCTCGGTGGCCGTGCTCAATATGGACGATGCGGGCGACACCGCCGCCGCGGCTGCCATGGCGACGTTGATCGTCGCGTCCTCGGCTGTCGTATCGCTGCTGTTTGCCCTCCTGTCAGGCTGGCTGACCCGGCGCACGCAGCGGTGGCGCCAGCCATGAAACCGCCGATGATCGGTAGCCCCGTTTCTTTGGCGGCCTGTTCCTGTTTCCGGATCGAATCCCATGCGTGAACCTATTTTGCTGACTCCAGGACCGTTGACGACCAGTCTGGCCACCAAGGCTGCCATGCTGAGCGACTGGGGCTCGTGGGACAGTGCCTTCAGTGCCATGACCGCCAGCGTCTGCCGCCAGTTGGTGGCGATCGCCGGCGCGCAGGCGACCCATGTGTGCGTTCCCCTGCAGGGTTCAGGGACGTTCGCCGTCGAGGCGGCCGTCGGCAATCTGGTGCCGCGCGGCGGAAAGCTGCTGGTGCTGGTCAATGGCGTCTATGGCAAACGCATGGCGCGGATCGCCGGGGCGATCGGCCGGCAGGTTGCGGTCTATGAGGTCGTGGACGATGCCTGGCACGAGCCCGCCGAGGTGGCGGCCCGGCTGGAGGCCGATCCGACCATCAGCCACGTCGGCGTGATCCAGTGCGAGACCAGCACCGGCATCCTCAATCCGGTGGCTGCGATCGCCAACGTAGTGGCGATCGCCGGACGGCGCCTGATCGTCGATGCGATGAGCGCCTTTGGCGCCTTGACGCTGGACGCGCGGGCGGTACCCTACGATGCGCTGATCGCATCCAGCAACAAGTGCCTGGAAGGCGTGCCGGGCGTCAGTTTCGTGATCGTGCGCCAGGAAGCGCTGGCCGCCGCCGATGGCAACAGCCACTCCCTGGCCCTGGATCTCGTCGATCAGCATGACTATATGCGGCGGACCGGGCAGTGGCGCTTCACGCCGCCGACGCATGTCGTGGCGGCCTTCGCCAGCGCGCTGGACCAGTACCGGGACGAGGGCGGGCAGCCCGCCCGGCTGGCCCGCTACACCGCCAATTGCGCGGCCTTGTGCGCGGGGCTCGAAGGCCTGGGTCTGCGCCGTTTCCTGCCGGACGATCTGCAAGCGCCCATCATCGTGACCTGGCATGCCCCTGATCATCCGGACTATGACTTCGGACGTTTCTACGATGCCGTGCGCGCGCGTGGCTTCCTGCTGTATCCGGGCAAGCTGACGCGGGTGGAGACTTTTCGTGTCGGCTGCATCGGCGCGATCGATCAGGGCGAGATCCGGCAGGCCGTGACCGCCGTGCAGGCGGCGTTGATGGAGCTGGGCTGGTTGCCGCAACCGGAAGCCGGCCGTACCGCCGACATCCCCCTTCATCACATGGAATGAGATCATGCGCTCGCATGCGACCCGCGATATCCCCCTGTCGATCGATACGGTCATCTTCGACTGGGCCGGCACCATCGTCGATTTTGGTTCTTTCGCACCGACGCAGGTGTTGGTGGACGCATTTGCCGAACTGGGCGTTGCCATCACGCTGGAAGAAGCGCGCGGTCCGATGGGCCTGGCGAAATGGGATCACATCCGGATGTTGGGCCAGGTGCCGGAGATCGATGCGCGCTGGCGAGCCAGGTATGGTCATGCGATGAGCCGCGCGGATGTGGATGCGGTCTATGCCGCCTTCATGCCCCTGCAGGTTGCCCGGGTAGGGCAGTATTCGGCGCCGATTCCGGGTGCCTTGCAGACCGTGGCGGAACTGCGCGGACGCGGCATCCGCATCGGTTCCTGCTCGGGGTATCCACGCCAGATCATGGAAGTCCTGGTCGGAATCGCCGCGCAGGCCGGTTATGCGCCCGATCATGTGGTCGCCAGCGACGATCTGAAGGTGGGCGGGCGCCCCGGCCCCTGGATGGCGTTGGCGAACATGATCGAGCTGGGCAGCCGCGACGTGGTGGCCTGCGTCAAGGTGGACGATACCGTGCCCGGCATTGCGGAAGGACTGGCCGCCGGGATGTGGACTGTGGGTCTGTCCGCATCCGGCAATGAGGTCGGCCTGACCTGGGATGGCTGGTCGGCGTTGTCATCCGACCAACAATCGGCCCATTGCCGCCCCGCGGAAGAAAAATTATGGGGGGCCGGCGCACATTACGTCATCCGGACGGTCGCTGAACTGCCACCCGTGATCGCCGCCATCGAGGCCCGCCTGGCGCGCGGCGAGCGCCCCTGACCTTTGGCGTGGCCAACATCGGCGCATCCGGCGTGCATGCGGACGGGGATTCGCTCAATCCGGCCGGCGCATGCTAAAAATTGTCATTTTGGCGGTCACGTCATGCGCACATTCAAAATCGCCGTAATTCCGGGCGACGGAATCGGCAAGGAAGTCATGCCCGAAGCCTTGCGGGCTCTGGAAGTCCTGCAGCGCCGTCACGGCCTGTCCCTGCGGTACGAACATCTGGACTGGGCCTGCGCCGAATACTGGCAGCGTCATGGCGACATGCTGCCTGCGGACTGGTTCGAGCACCTGCGGGACTTCGACGCGATCCTCTTCGGGGCGGTCGGCTGGCCCGACGTGCTGCCGGACCACGTGTCCCTGTGGGGGTCGCTCTTGAAGTTCCGCCGCGGATTCGACCAATACATCAATCTGCGGCCGGTCCGCCAGATGCCGGGCGTGGCGGCGCCGTTGGCGGGCCGCAAACCGGGCGACATCGATTTTTGGGTGGTGCGCGAGAATACCGAAGGCGAATACACCAATCTGGGCGGCCGGATCTACGAGGGCACCGATCGCGAAGTCGTGATCCAGGAATCGGTCTTTTCCCGCCACGGGACCGACCGGGTATTGAAATACGCCTTCGAACTGGCGCAACGGCGGCCCCGGCGCCAGCTGACATCCGCCACCAAATCCAACGGCATCGCGATCAGCATGCCGTACTGGGATGAACGGCTGCAGGCCATGGCCGCGCACTATCCCGACGTCGCCTGGGACAAACATCACATCGACATTCTGTGCGCCCGGTTCGTGCTGCAGCCGCAGCGCTTCGACGTCGTGGTGGCGTCCAACCTGTTTGGCGACATCCTGTCCGATCTGGGGCCCGCCTGCACCGGCACGATCGGCATCGCGCCGTCGGCCAACCTGAATCCGGAACGCGCCTTCCCGTCGCTCTTCGAGCCTGTGCATGGGTCCGCGCCGGACATCTATGGACAGAACATCGCCAACCCGGTCGGCATGATCTGGTCGGCGGTCATGATGCTGGAATTCCTGGGGCAGCAGGAACCGGCCTGCCAGACCGCCGCCGCTGAACTCATGACCGCGATCGAGCAGGTCCTGGAACACGGGCCGCGCACTCGCGACCTGGGCGGTACGGCCAGTACGACTGAAATGGGGCAGGCGATCGCTAAGCGGATCGATGCCCCATGAACACCCGGCACAGCGCTTCCATGCCGTGCCGGTCTTCCTCGTCGAAACGCCCTATGACCGGGCTGTCCACGTCCCAGACGCCCAGCAGGGAACCGTCGGCGTGCACCAGCGGAACCACGATTTCCGACTGCGAGGCCGAATCGCAGGGGATGTGGCCGGCGAATGCGTTCACGTCCTGCACGACCTGGGTCTGCCGGGTTTGCGCCGCCGTTCCGCAGACGCCCTTGCCCAGCGCGATGCGGATGCAGGCCGGCTTGCCCTGGAAGGGGCCGACCACCAGTTCGGTGCCGTCGAACAGATAGAAGCCCGCCCAATTCAGCTGCGGTAGGCTGTGAAAGACCAGGGCGCTGAAATTCGCCGCATTGGCGATCAGATCGGGCTCGCCTGAGATCAGGCCGTGCGCCTGCTCGGCCAGGTCGGCGTAGTGCGCGGCCTTGCTCGCGTGGGTTCGGGGTGACAGAGTAAACATGAGGGCTCCGCAGTCTTAGTGACCGGAATCGACGGGGTCCGCCATCCGCGCCGTAGACGAGGCGGCGGGCGGTCCGTCCAGTGTGATCTGGTCGAAATCGTCCACCAGCACGTCCAGCGTCACCTGCCACTGACCGGTATCGGGTAGCGGCGGCAGGCCGACGAGCCAGTCGCTGTCCTTGCGTCGGTTGGCCTGACGGGACAGCGGCTCGATGCCTTCGGACGGGTTGCTCAGATTCAGCGTGACCGCCTGGGCCTTGAATGGTTTGCCCGCCGGCGTTTCCAGCCGGATCGACCAGACGTTGCCGTGGCGCCCGGCAGGCGCGAGCAGCGCGCGGACCTGGGAATTTTCCAGCGACTTCGGGAAGTTCAGATGCTGCATTCGGCCCTGGTAGGCGCCAGCGGCGGCATCCAGGCTGCGGGGTGGCGGTGTGAAGCGCCAGAGCGAAACCGCAACCAGGATCAGCACGCCTACGACGACTTCCAGCCAGATGCCGCGCTGCAGCCGTTGTTGTGCGACGGCGGAGCCGGCCAATGCCGGCCGCGTCAGCCGCCAGCGGTTGCCGGTGGCCAGCAGCAGCAACAGGACGACCAGCGCCAGCTTGGCGAGCAGCAGCTGGCCATAGTCG
Protein-coding regions in this window:
- a CDS encoding 2-aminoethylphosphonate--pyruvate transaminase; translation: MREPILLTPGPLTTSLATKAAMLSDWGSWDSAFSAMTASVCRQLVAIAGAQATHVCVPLQGSGTFAVEAAVGNLVPRGGKLLVLVNGVYGKRMARIAGAIGRQVAVYEVVDDAWHEPAEVAARLEADPTISHVGVIQCETSTGILNPVAAIANVVAIAGRRLIVDAMSAFGALTLDARAVPYDALIASSNKCLEGVPGVSFVIVRQEALAAADGNSHSLALDLVDQHDYMRRTGQWRFTPPTHVVAAFASALDQYRDEGGQPARLARYTANCAALCAGLEGLGLRRFLPDDLQAPIIVTWHAPDHPDYDFGRFYDAVRARGFLLYPGKLTRVETFRVGCIGAIDQGEIRQAVTAVQAALMELGWLPQPEAGRTADIPLHHME
- a CDS encoding tartrate dehydrogenase, encoding MRTFKIAVIPGDGIGKEVMPEALRALEVLQRRHGLSLRYEHLDWACAEYWQRHGDMLPADWFEHLRDFDAILFGAVGWPDVLPDHVSLWGSLLKFRRGFDQYINLRPVRQMPGVAAPLAGRKPGDIDFWVVRENTEGEYTNLGGRIYEGTDREVVIQESVFSRHGTDRVLKYAFELAQRRPRRQLTSATKSNGIAISMPYWDERLQAMAAHYPDVAWDKHHIDILCARFVLQPQRFDVVVASNLFGDILSDLGPACTGTIGIAPSANLNPERAFPSLFEPVHGSAPDIYGQNIANPVGMIWSAVMMLEFLGQQEPACQTAAAELMTAIEQVLEHGPRTRDLGGTASTTEMGQAIAKRIDAP
- a CDS encoding putative 2-aminoethylphosphonate ABC transporter permease subunit, which translates into the protein MISAVLTLRTPPRDASQRWAGGLAWVVVGLLLLGLVLPLAAILGKALAGADGSFVGLAHFVGIVAAPGFPHIVGNSAVVALSTTAIVMPLAFGFAAALTRTRMPGKPLFRYLALIPLLAPSLLPAISLVYLFGNQGLLKSWFPDGSIYGLPGIVIGEVFYTFPHALMILVTALSVTDARLYEAASALGAGRVRQWLTITLPSARYGLVSAAMVVFTLVITDFGVPKVIGGQYPVLAVEAYKQVIGQQNFPKGAVIGLLLLLPAVFSFWVDHALQKRQKALLTAQARPLRPTDSRMASTAGLLVCVAVGGSLLVMLGMAVAAAFIHLWPYRLDLTLAHFDFDDMDGGGWLAYRNSLRLAALTALAGTALVFTGAWLQEKLTGAALARTLIRLFAMLPMAVPGLVLGLGYVFFFNGNAWLPLYGTMSLLVLCTVAHFYTTAHLTAVTALAQMDREFEAVAASLKVPLWTTFRRVTVPVCLPAILEIARFLFVSAMTTVSAVIFLYTPDTVLASVAVLNMDDAGDTAAAAAMATLIVASSAVVSLLFALLSGWLTRRTQRWRQP
- a CDS encoding GAF domain-containing protein, producing MFTLSPRTHASKAAHYADLAEQAHGLISGEPDLIANAANFSALVFHSLPQLNWAGFYLFDGTELVVGPFQGKPACIRIALGKGVCGTAAQTRQTQVVQDVNAFAGHIPCDSASQSEIVVPLVHADGSLLGVWDVDSPVIGRFDEEDRHGMEALCRVFMGHRSA
- the phnX gene encoding phosphonoacetaldehyde hydrolase, which translates into the protein MRSHATRDIPLSIDTVIFDWAGTIVDFGSFAPTQVLVDAFAELGVAITLEEARGPMGLAKWDHIRMLGQVPEIDARWRARYGHAMSRADVDAVYAAFMPLQVARVGQYSAPIPGALQTVAELRGRGIRIGSCSGYPRQIMEVLVGIAAQAGYAPDHVVASDDLKVGGRPGPWMALANMIELGSRDVVACVKVDDTVPGIAEGLAAGMWTVGLSASGNEVGLTWDGWSALSSDQQSAHCRPAEEKLWGAGAHYVIRTVAELPPVIAAIEARLARGERP